The Candidatus Methylomirabilota bacterium genomic interval CTGGAACACGTCGCCGACGAGACGGCAGCGCTGGCCGAGCTGTACCGGGTCCTCAGGCCCGGGGGCCGGCTCTTCACGTATCATCTCCCGAACCGGCACGCGTACGCCGAGTGGCTCGGCCGACGGCTCGGTCGCTTTCATCACGACCGGACGTACACGCGCGCCCAAGCCTGTCACCTGTTCGAGCAGGCCGGCTTTCGCGTCCTGGCCTGCCGGCCTTTTCACCTCCTGCCCCGGAACGTCTGGGGCGGGCCATCGCGACGGGTGGATCTCGCGGCCGGGGTCGCCCAGGCGTACGATGCGCTCGATGCGGCCCTCGTGCGGGTCCCCGGCCTGGCTCGCCTCGCCACGGCGTGGGCGCTCGTCGCCGCGCGACCCATCTAAGCTCGAGGCGATCATCGCGCACCTCCGGTCGCTGGCCCCGATTCGGAACCCGGTGCCGCCGCCCCAGGCGAAGTAGGGCGCGGGCGGGCGCGGAAGAGCTCGACCCAGGCGCGCGTCGCCTCGAGGTAGCGCGTGCCGTGCTCGCGGCTCGCCTCGATCTCGCTCCCCTCGTGCCACTCGTTCCAGGACGCCACCAGGACCCAGGGGGGATCGACGGCGAGCGCGGCCCGCCAGGTGGCGTCGTACGTGGCGCCGCCTCGGCGGTCCACGACGGTGCCCGGCTGCCGGATCACGCGGTCGTCGAAGCCCGGAGCCACGGCCGGGAGGAAGGGGAGACCGGCGGCGCGGGCGGCGGCCGCCCAGTCGCGGTAGACCCGCGTGAGATCCCGGCCGCGAGCGAGGAACGTGACGGGCGTGTAGACGTGGAGGGCGTCCAGCGCGTCGAGCCAGCCGGGGCGCGCGCTGTCGCCGACCAGGAAGACCGGCCGGCCGCTGGCCTGGAGCCGGCGCCGGACGTAGTCCCACGCCGCCGGACGGAGGCGGTGGGTCCCGTAGAGGAAGACGACGGGCGCCCCGTTCACCGTGAGCCACGCGGCCTCGCGGCCGTGCCGCGCGAGCAAGGCGTCCAGGTCGGCGGCGACCTGCGCGGCCCCGCCGATCCACAACTCTCCTGTCTCGTAGTAGGGCGCGACGCGGAACCCGGTGTCCCGGGCGACCGCCAGGAGCGCGCCGAAGGTCCGCGCCTCCTCGCTCGCCCGGCCCCACCACGAGACGACGAACCCGTCGAGGCCGGCCGCCTGCGCGGCGCGGATCTGGTCGCGGATGACCGCGGGATCGCGGCTGTCGTACGGCCCCCGGGCCGGGTAGTGGGTGGCCCCCAGATCGAGCCGGCCCGGCGCGCTCTCGCGCCAGGGCTCGTGGAAGCCCAGGATCGTGCCGGCCGGCAGCGCGAGCCGCGCGTGGTTCCAGTGGCGCCACCGACCCGCCGGACCACCGGGGATCCCGTACCAGGGGTAGTGGAAGGCGAGCACCAGACGGGAGAGCGCGGGCGACGCCGCCCGCGCCCGGGTGACGCTCCAGAGGCCGGGCCGGAGCCACAGCGGATGATCCCGCTCGAGCCGCCAGAGCCCCCAGGCGACGAGGGCGGGCAGGAGACCGAGGAGGAGGACTGTCGCCCGCCGGCCCGGTCTCAGCGCGCGCGGGTCACGCCCACCCGGTGGCACCAGGCGGCGACGGGGCAGCGGGAGCAGTGGGGCGACAGCGGCCGGCAGATGTTCTGACCGAACGCGACCAGGAGGTCGTTGTACTCGATCCAGTAGCGGCGCGGCAATTTGGCTCGCAGCGCCGTCTCCGTCTCGGCCGGCGTCCGGGTCCGCACGAACCCGAGTCGGTTCGAGATCCGGTGGACGTGGGTGTCCACGCAGATCCCCGGCTTGCCGAACCCGACCGTCAACACCAGGTTGGCGGTCTTCCGGCCGACGCCCGGAAGGGTCAGCAGGGCGTCGAGGTCGTCGGGCACGCGGCCGCCGAAGCGGGCGCGGAGGTCCCGGCAGACGGCGTGGATGACGCGGGTCTTGGTGCGGTAGAAGCCGACCGGGTAGATGGCCCGCTCGATGGCGCGGGGCGCGAGGCGGAGCATCGCGTCGGGGGCGTCGGCCAGTGCAAATAGCCGCGCGGCGGCCGGGCGCGTCGTCGTGTCCTGGGTGCGGAGGGAGAGGAGGCAGGCGACCAGGACGCGGAAGGGATCGGCCTCGACCGCCGCCACGTCCGACACCGCCGTGGGCGACCAGGCGGCCACGTGGCGGCGGAGGGTCCGGACGACGCGCCCGATGACGGTCGGCGGCATGGGAGCGGCGACCGCGCGGGCGAGCCACCGGGGGGCCGCTCGTCGACGCGCCGTCGTGGGCATCGGCCTCTCTCTCCCTACGACTTGTCGCGAAGCTGGGCCAGGAGCCGCTCGGCGGTCGGCCGGTGGCGAACCACCCAGTCCGCGACGTACGTCGGCGCGCGTTCGTCGAGGACCTGCTGGAGCTCGCGTCGCGCCTCGGCGTACCGGCGTCGCTCGATCAGGCACTT includes:
- a CDS encoding class I SAM-dependent methyltransferase — translated: MAAALRVGGRRILDWGAGWGQTSLLLRAHGLDVVAYDVDDKGAAAGLLAGGDVPYVVARGPALPFAAAEFDAVLNCGVLEHVADETAALAELYRVLRPGGRLFTYHLPNRHAYAEWLGRRLGRFHHDRTYTRAQACHLFEQAGFRVLACRPFHLLPRNVWGGPSRRVDLAAGVAQAYDALDAALVRVPGLARLATAWALVAARPI
- a CDS encoding glycoside hydrolase family 99-like domain-containing protein, whose protein sequence is MPPGGRDPRALRPGRRATVLLLGLLPALVAWGLWRLERDHPLWLRPGLWSVTRARAASPALSRLVLAFHYPWYGIPGGPAGRWRHWNHARLALPAGTILGFHEPWRESAPGRLDLGATHYPARGPYDSRDPAVIRDQIRAAQAAGLDGFVVSWWGRASEEARTFGALLAVARDTGFRVAPYYETGELWIGGAAQVAADLDALLARHGREAAWLTVNGAPVVFLYGTHRLRPAAWDYVRRRLQASGRPVFLVGDSARPGWLDALDALHVYTPVTFLARGRDLTRVYRDWAAAARAAGLPFLPAVAPGFDDRVIRQPGTVVDRRGGATYDATWRAALAVDPPWVLVASWNEWHEGSEIEASREHGTRYLEATRAWVELFRARPRPTSPGAAAPGSESGPATGGAR
- the nth gene encoding endonuclease III codes for the protein MPTTARRRAAPRWLARAVAAPMPPTVIGRVVRTLRRHVAAWSPTAVSDVAAVEADPFRVLVACLLSLRTQDTTTRPAAARLFALADAPDAMLRLAPRAIERAIYPVGFYRTKTRVIHAVCRDLRARFGGRVPDDLDALLTLPGVGRKTANLVLTVGFGKPGICVDTHVHRISNRLGFVRTRTPAETETALRAKLPRRYWIEYNDLLVAFGQNICRPLSPHCSRCPVAAWCHRVGVTRAR